Genomic window (Campylobacter ureolyticus ACS-301-V-Sch3b):
TTTTATAAATGTTTTATCTATAAATTCCACAAATTTTTCTAATTTTTTGCATATTTTTTTCTGCTACGGCTTTTGCTTTTTTTGCCCCATCATCTAAAATTTCAAAAACTTCATCTTTATGGTTCATAAAATAGTCAAATTTCTCTCTTGCATCTTTAAAATAGTCCCAAATGACTTCATTTAGATACATTTTAAAGTGCCCATAACCCTCGCCACCTTTTTCATATCTTTTTTGCAAGGCAAGTTTTTCATCTTCATTTAAAAACAGCTCAGCAATTTTATAAACATTGCAATCTCTCCACTCTTTTGGCTCTTCTAAGGCAGTACTATCAGTTACGATGCTTGAAATTTGCTTTTTTAAGGTTTTGGCATCGCTAAAAATATCAATTGTATTTTTATAGCTTTTACTCATTTTAGCCCCATCAGTGCCTGGAACTGTGGCTAAGTTTTCTTCAACTTTTGCTTGTGGCAATGTAAAAATCTCACCGTGAGCGTTGTTAAATTTAAGAGCTATATCTCTTGCTATTTCAACATGTTGAATCTGATCTTTTCCAACTGGTACAAAATCAGCACTATAGAGTAAAATATCGGCTGCCATTAAAACAGGATAACTAAAGAGATCATGTTTTGTATCAAAGCCTTTTGCAATCTTATCTTTATATGCATGAGAGCGCTCAAGCAGTCCCATCGGTGTATAAGCGCTTAATATCCAGTAAAGTTCAAGCACCTCTTTTACATCACTTTGAACCCAAAATATGCTTTTTTTAGGATCAATCCCAAGAGCTAAAAAAGCACACGCTGCTTCGTAAGTGTTATCGCTAAGTTTGTGTGCATCGCTTACACTTGTCATTGCGTGGTAATTTGCGATAAACATAAACATCTTGCTATCGCCTAAATTTTGCTTTTCTACCATCGGTTTTATACTTGCGAAATAGTTGCCTAAATGAAGTTTTCCTGATGGTTGAAGTCCGGTTAGTGTTATCAAATTTTATCCTTTATTAATTCTTTAATTTTTATAGCTACCATTTTTGGGGATCTGCCACTTACATCCACTATCAAATCAGCCACTTTTTCATACTCATCTTCTCTTTTATCAAAAAGCTTTTTTGCCTCATTTAAGTCTTTAAGAAGTGGTCTTTTGGCTAGTTTTTTTGTAGCATTTGGAGAGTTTTTTATCCTATTTATTATGCCCTCAAAGTCTGATTTTAGGTAGATAATAGTTCCAAGTTTCTTTAAATTTGGCACTTTGTAAAATCCCCCGCCTGTTGAGATAATGGCATTATCAACATTTTTTTCTATAAATTTAGCCAATTTTTTCTCTATTTTTCTAAACTCATCTTCGCCATGTTTTGCAAAAATTTCTTTTATTTTTAAGTTATACGCACTCTCTATCAAATCATCAGAGTCTAGTGGAAAAAGTCCAGTTTCTTTATATAGCGCTCTTGCGATAGTTCCCTTGCCAACGCCCATAAAGCCAATTAAAACGATATTATTTTTTCTCTTCATCGTTTTCATCTTTGTTTTTACTTCTTGGAATTAATACAAGTGGAACGCCGGTTAAATCAAAATTTTCTCTAATTTTATTCATCAGATATCTTTTATAACTAAAATGAAGTGAGCGTGGACGGTTCATTATAAGTGCTATTTTTGGTGGATTAAATCCAAACTGAACGCAGTAATAAATTTTTACAATTTTGCCTTTATCGTGTGGAATTGGGTGATTTATAGTAGCTTCTTTTATAACTTCATTTAGGCGAGATGTTTTAAGTTTTTTTGTAAAATTTGCATAAATTTCAAGTATTAAATCATAAATTTTATGAACTCTTTTTCCTTGTAGTGCTGAAACGCTAATAATTGGAGCATAACTTAAAAATTTAAATTTATCTCTTATTAGTAGTGAAATTTGATCAAAGTCTTTTTCACCTTTGTTTTCCCATTTGTTTAGAACAATTATCACACCAAGTTCAAATTTAGCTGCAAGTCCGGCTATTCTTTCATCAAGCTCTGTTAAATCCTCACTGCTATCTAAAATCAATAAAGCAATATCTGAGTTTTCTAGAATTTGCTCAGTTCTATTTAGTGCAAATTTTTCAATTCCCTCAATTTTACCACGTCTTCTAATGCCCGCAGTATCGACAAACTCAATAGTTTTATCATTATAAATAAAAGTTTCATTAACAGGATCTATCGTAGTTCCTGCAACACTGCTTACAACACTTCTTTCATCTTTAACCAAAGCATTTAAAAGGCTTGATTTGCCAACATTTACACGACCAATTATGCCAACTTTTATATTTTTATCACTTTCTACAAACTCGCCACTATCATCAAAGTTTTCTAAAAAATCTTCCAAAAATTCTGTTTCATCTGGTTTTAAATTATCTTTTAAAAGTGGATAAATAGCATCTTTTAGCTCTTCAATACCTGTGTTGTGACTAACTGAGATAGCAAAACTATCCTTTATGCCAAACTCGTTAAACTCAAAACTTCTTTTTTCATCATTTCTACTATCGATTTTATTGATGACTAAAAAAATAGGAATTTTAAGTCGCATAAGAGAATAGACTATTTTCTTATCTTCATCTTGAGGCATCATTTTGCCATCTACCATAAATAAAATTATATCGGCTTCTTTTGCTTCTTTTAGGGTTTTTTCTCTTATATTTTTAAAAAGTTCTGAGCTTTCATCAAGTCCGCCGCTGTCAATTAAAAAGCAAGTCTTATCATAAATTTCAATTTCAGTTTTGTTTGTATCCCTTGTGGTTCCACTAACATCGCTTGTAATGGCAATCCTTTGCCTTGCAAGACGGTTAAAAAGTGAGCTTTTACCCACATTTGGACGGCCAATAATCATTATTTTTTGCAAAAATTAATCCTTAATCTATTTTTAAGTTTTCATTATACTGCAAATTCGCCTAAATTTAGCTAAATTTTATTTAGTGCAATTGGTAAAATTTGATAAAAAAGCTTTTTTCCAAACTCCCCGTCTTTTTGCAAAAGCCAGTTTGCACTATATGAGTTTAACTCAGTTTTTAAAATTTCTTGACAAATTTGTTTAAAGTCATCTTCTTTTTTGTCTTTAAATTTATAACAAAACAAGTCTAAATAAAAATCAAAAGAGCCTAAAAACTCAGGTCTATTATCGTATGTTAAAATTTCTAAACCATTTCTTAGTGGTGCTTTAAAAGGCACAAATCCACTTTTATAAAGAGCGGCTTTTAAGATAGTTTTAGATAAATTTTTAGCCTCGTTTTGTGATAGGCTGCTAAAATGAACTGGACTGTCAATATAGCTTTCAAGCATTTGTTTAAAGATAAAATTTAATGCATCGTAAAAAAGCCTATCTTGTTCAAAAAGAATTTGTTTTTTTTGCCAAGTTTTTAAAAACGACCCTACATAAAAAGTGTTATAAAAATAAACTTCTAAAAGTTCTTTATCTGGGCTATTGTAAATTTCAAAAATAACTTGTCTTCTTTTTTCTTTACCTGTATCTTCTAGGAGATTTTCTGCTGTTTGAAATGAGTTTTTTTGCAAAATTTCATAAAGTAGGTTTTTATAAATTTGTATTGCAATTTGACCTTTTTGTCTTTTTAAAGTAGCTGGAGAATATGCGTTAATATAGTTTTTCATAAACAAATTCCAAATTTTATTGGTTATATTTTTTATATCACTATTTTTTACATCAAGTTTTTTAAAGATTAAATTTTGTATTTTTTCCCAAAGACCTACTAAATTTGAAAAATACATCACAATTTCAGCATTTTTTAAATCATAATTTTGAAAATATTTTTCATAATTTAGTAAAAATTCATCTTTATTTTCTTTTAAATCTGAGTTTATATTGCTATAAATAAAATCAAAAATTTCATTAATTTTTTTGTTATTTAGCGTAAAATCATAATTAAAATTTAGTGAATACGTGTCTTTTATAGTTAGGCTTAAATTAATATATAATGGATCTTTTTCATAAGTGCTTAATTTTTCTTTAATTTGATCTTTAAATTTTAGTGAATTACTAGAGCCATTTTTTGATATATTTTTTTTATCTTTTTTTGGGCTTAAATTTATAAAAATAAATATAATTGTTAAAATAACTAGCGTTGTAATGGCACTTATAATAAAAAATTGCTTTTGATCTAAAATTTCTTTGCTATCACTTAAACTAAGTGCGGCTGAGTAAAGCACTACAAAACTCATACAAAAAATAGCAAAAATTTTAACAAGTTTTAGCACTATATTTTTTAATTTTTTTTCATCCATAAATTTGCCTTTAAGTATTTTTATTAAATTAGCCGTTAAGCAAGATTATACTAAAATAGTGCTTATGAAAGAGAGAATTTTATGAATAAAAGGTTTTTGATAAGAAATTTAGGCGTTTATTATATGCTTTTAGCCTCATTTTATTTCGCACTTACTGGAGCTTTTGCTAAGGCTTTGGGAGGTGGGATGAGTTCAGTTGAAATTTCATTTTTTAGAAATGTTGTAGGGTTATTCATAATTCTTTGGGCTATTTTTAAATACGGGCATAATTCCAAAGGTGGAGCTTTGTTTTTGCTT
Coding sequences:
- the trpS gene encoding tryptophan--tRNA ligase, whose product is MITLTGLQPSGKLHLGNYFASIKPMVEKQNLGDSKMFMFIANYHAMTSVSDAHKLSDNTYEAACAFLALGIDPKKSIFWVQSDVKEVLELYWILSAYTPMGLLERSHAYKDKIAKGFDTKHDLFSYPVLMAADILLYSADFVPVGKDQIQHVEIARDIALKFNNAHGEIFTLPQAKVEENLATVPGTDGAKMSKSYKNTIDIFSDAKTLKKQISSIVTDSTALEEPKEWRDCNVYKIAELFLNEDEKLALQKRYEKGGEGYGHFKMYLNEVIWDYFKDAREKFDYFMNHKDEVFEILDDGAKKAKAVAEKNMQKIRKICGIYR
- a CDS encoding shikimate kinase; translation: MKTMKRKNNIVLIGFMGVGKGTIARALYKETGLFPLDSDDLIESAYNLKIKEIFAKHGEDEFRKIEKKLAKFIEKNVDNAIISTGGGFYKVPNLKKLGTIIYLKSDFEGIINRIKNSPNATKKLAKRPLLKDLNEAKKLFDKREDEYEKVADLIVDVSGRSPKMVAIKIKELIKDKI
- the der gene encoding ribosome biogenesis GTPase Der; its protein translation is MQKIMIIGRPNVGKSSLFNRLARQRIAITSDVSGTTRDTNKTEIEIYDKTCFLIDSGGLDESSELFKNIREKTLKEAKEADIILFMVDGKMMPQDEDKKIVYSLMRLKIPIFLVINKIDSRNDEKRSFEFNEFGIKDSFAISVSHNTGIEELKDAIYPLLKDNLKPDETEFLEDFLENFDDSGEFVESDKNIKVGIIGRVNVGKSSLLNALVKDERSVVSSVAGTTIDPVNETFIYNDKTIEFVDTAGIRRRGKIEGIEKFALNRTEQILENSDIALLILDSSEDLTELDERIAGLAAKFELGVIIVLNKWENKGEKDFDQISLLIRDKFKFLSYAPIISVSALQGKRVHKIYDLILEIYANFTKKLKTSRLNEVIKEATINHPIPHDKGKIVKIYYCVQFGFNPPKIALIMNRPRSLHFSYKRYLMNKIRENFDLTGVPLVLIPRSKNKDENDEEKK